In a genomic window of Helianthus annuus cultivar XRQ/B chromosome 10, HanXRQr2.0-SUNRISE, whole genome shotgun sequence:
- the LOC110882216 gene encoding titin homolog, giving the protein MRKPKPEPRDAADIPPSNPEDPIDLESSPEHLLRKKAGKRKQTDVEAEGQPAKKVQKKKITRKGNLDAFIAKPVLEKPSAPVFAEPSSVVNEELPPSPPHALVNEQLGSTETADNEAKKTDGAENPEAEKPADVAVDAGKITSPEAVDVSADHPQTPEFVAQDPEKGKSAQEIPITTSPSAASGFMPENNEKVSAEDQGWKRKAEAEAALLSKEHKNWKEICEKNNAEKMGLRNVINNLKAEVEKLKKQDAEIEKLEKEKAEAKAARDEVRSHRERNEQREVHTCATLALRDKEIEDLIALLSEQEQLKAEVEAAKKDLNLERTKQVETSRRLTEIEDKLENSETARATAESELEPLKSDMLWLKEHGTASVAESVLNSEELDKTVAHLLVASQNDGYAQGYAECSHHVVNALKVEWDTSKSAPMSEDRVAQLKEIFPDREEDEDEDLA; this is encoded by the exons ATGAGGAAACCGAAGCCAGAACCTAGGGATGCTGCCGATATCCCTCCGTCAAATCCTGAGGACCCTATTGACTTAGAGTCAAGTCCGGAGCATTTATTGAGAAAGAAAGCAGgaaaaagaaaacaaactgatGTTGAGGCTGAAGGTCAGCCTGCAAAGAAAGTTCAGAAGAAGAAAATCACCAGAAAAGGCAATCTTGATGCCTTTATTGCGAAACCTGTTCTTG AAAAGCCAAGTGCTCCTGTTTTTGCGGAGCCATCATCTGTGGTTAATGAGGAGCTCCCGCCTTCTCCTCCTCATGCCCTTGTTAACGAGCAATTAGGGAGCACTGAGACTGCTGATAATGAGGCGAAAAAGACTGATGGGGCAGAGAACCCTGAGGCTGAAAAACCTGCTGATGTTGCTGTGGATGCGGGAAAAATTACCAGCCCGGAGGCTGTGGATGTTAGTGCTGATCATCCACAAACTCCTGAATTTGTTGCTCAAGACCCGGAGAAAGGGAAATCTGCTCAAGAGATCCCTATAACAACTTCTCCTTCTGCGGCTTCTGGTTTTATGCCTGAGAATAATGAGAAGGTCTCTGCTGAGGACCAAG GGTGGAAGAGAAAAGCAGAAGCTGAAGCTGCCCTTCTTTCCAAGGAGCACAAAAATTGGAAAGAAATTTGCGAGAAAAATAATGCTGAGAAGATGGGTCTCCGCAATGTTATCAACAACCTTAAGGCTGAAGTTGAGAAGTTGAAGAAACAAGATGCGGAGATCGAGAAATTGGAGAAAGAAAAAGCTGAAGCTAAAGCCGCGCGGGATGAGGTCCGTTCTCACAGGGAAAGGAATGAACAAAGAGAGGTACATACCTGCGCTACTCTTGCTCTTAGAGATAAGGAGATAGAGGATCTTATTGCTTTATTATCTGAGCAGGAACAACTTAAAGCGGAGGTTGAGGCTGCCAAAAAAGATTTAAACCTTGAACGGACCAAACAAGTTGAAACTTCCCGCCGTCTTACTGAAATAGAAGACAAGTTAGAGAACTCTGAAACTGCGCGAGCAACGGCGGAGAGTGAGCTTGAACCGTTGAAGAGTGATATGTTGTGGTTGAAAGAGCACGGTACTGCAAGC GTTGCTGAATCAGTTCTTAACTCTGAAGAACTAGACAAAACAGTGGCGCATCTGTTGGTTGCTTCACAGAATGATGGTTACGCCCAAGGGTACGCGGAATGTTCTCACCATGTGGTTAACGCTTTGAAGGTTGAATGGGATACTAGCAAGTCTGCACCCATG TCTGAGGACCGTGTGGCGCAGTTGAAAGAAATCTTCCCAGATAGAGAAGAAGATGAGGATGAAGACCTAGCTTAG